In Saccharolobus solfataricus, a genomic segment contains:
- a CDS encoding TIGR00304 family membrane protein, with protein MELNVLFDIGFLLIFIGIILLFVGMIREANKSSDNDQKAQVGGVIFIGPIPIVFGSSKGIAKWMIIVAVILFVLIVIFYFLV; from the coding sequence TTTATTTGATATAGGTTTTCTCCTCATATTTATAGGAATTATACTGCTTTTTGTAGGTATGATACGGGAAGCGAATAAGTCATCTGATAATGATCAAAAAGCACAAGTTGGTGGCGTAATTTTCATTGGCCCAATACCTATAGTGTTCGGCTCGTCAAAGGGTATAGCTAAATGGATGATTATAGTTGCAGTGATATTGTTCGTTCTAATTGTAATATTTTACTTCTTAGTATAG
- a CDS encoding NUDIX hydrolase encodes MDRPLVAVGCLIVEENKVLLVQRKNPPNAGLWAIPGGKVEYGETLEEALKREMREETGLEVAVGNIISIVQVINEGFHYVILDFECKPIGGNLRASTDAVKVEYVPFDKLNIIQTTKTTYDMLSMYFRGEKPPYFIIQISK; translated from the coding sequence ATGGATAGGCCTTTAGTAGCTGTAGGTTGCCTTATTGTTGAAGAAAACAAGGTTCTTCTAGTCCAAAGGAAGAACCCTCCAAATGCTGGGTTATGGGCGATACCAGGCGGTAAAGTAGAGTACGGGGAAACGTTAGAAGAGGCGTTGAAGAGAGAGATGAGGGAGGAAACTGGACTTGAAGTAGCTGTGGGTAACATTATATCTATTGTACAAGTAATAAATGAAGGTTTTCACTACGTGATTCTAGACTTTGAATGCAAACCAATAGGCGGGAATCTTCGTGCCTCCACTGATGCCGTAAAAGTAGAATATGTACCTTTTGACAAATTAAATATTATACAAACTACAAAAACTACCTACGACATGCTGAGTATGTACTTTAGAGGAGAAAAGCCACCATATTTCATCATTCAAATCTCCAAGTAG
- the cysS gene encoding cysteine--tRNA ligase: MDFRIRVYNSLGRKLEEFGTVEPNLVKMYVCGPTVYDYVHIGHGRTFVVFDAISRYLRLRGYTVIRVQNITDIDDKIIKKSQEIGKDWNEIVDYFTKDYLDMLSQLKVKIDIHPRVTQHIREIIDFVQRLIDKGHAYVAPSGSVYFDVDTYPNYGELSNTKKEEWNQGEEFVKEKKHSYDFALWKAWKPGEPYWESPWGKGRPGWHIECSTMSTRYLGERFDIHGGGADLIFPHHENERAQTEALIGEKWVTYWVHSAFVTIRKEKMSKSLGNIIPLNEAIKKWGPSVLRYWYLTSHYRSPIDFSEEALEQAKSALQRIKDSMAIIRDVISEGPKFYVKDDDIKVYREILNNLNNFHTAMSNDFDTSTALSYIHEIVRLVFSTLQYSRDFLGAMLAFETLKQFNEVFGVMDEEFYPTYDKMYKIIDAVVDIRNQLRQMKLYEISDKIREELLKAGVRILDSKDKSTWRFE, from the coding sequence ATGGATTTTAGAATTAGGGTATACAATTCGCTTGGGAGAAAGCTAGAGGAATTTGGTACAGTAGAGCCGAATCTAGTGAAAATGTACGTCTGCGGCCCTACAGTTTATGACTATGTTCATATAGGTCATGGAAGAACTTTCGTGGTATTTGACGCCATTTCAAGATATTTAAGGTTAAGAGGCTATACCGTAATTAGAGTTCAGAATATTACAGACATTGATGACAAAATAATTAAAAAATCACAAGAGATTGGAAAAGATTGGAATGAAATCGTTGATTATTTCACAAAGGATTACTTAGATATGCTGTCTCAACTTAAAGTCAAAATAGATATACACCCACGTGTAACACAGCATATAAGGGAAATCATTGATTTCGTACAGAGACTGATAGATAAGGGACATGCATATGTAGCGCCTAGTGGTAGTGTGTACTTTGATGTTGATACTTATCCTAATTATGGGGAACTTTCAAACACTAAAAAAGAAGAATGGAATCAAGGAGAAGAATTCGTCAAGGAGAAGAAGCATTCCTACGACTTCGCATTATGGAAAGCGTGGAAGCCGGGTGAACCTTATTGGGAATCACCTTGGGGTAAGGGAAGACCTGGATGGCACATCGAATGTTCAACTATGTCAACTAGGTATCTAGGTGAAAGATTTGATATTCATGGAGGAGGAGCTGATTTGATATTTCCGCATCATGAAAATGAAAGAGCTCAGACTGAGGCATTAATTGGGGAGAAATGGGTTACATACTGGGTTCATAGCGCTTTTGTAACCATAAGAAAAGAAAAGATGAGTAAATCCTTGGGTAATATAATACCATTAAATGAGGCTATAAAGAAATGGGGACCCTCGGTTTTGAGATATTGGTATTTGACCTCTCATTATAGATCACCAATAGACTTTTCTGAGGAAGCCTTAGAGCAAGCAAAATCCGCTTTACAGAGAATAAAAGATTCAATGGCAATAATTAGAGATGTAATATCTGAGGGACCTAAGTTCTATGTTAAAGATGATGATATCAAAGTATATAGAGAGATACTTAATAATCTAAATAACTTCCATACAGCCATGAGTAATGATTTCGACACATCTACAGCCTTATCATATATACACGAGATAGTAAGATTAGTATTCTCCACATTACAATATAGTAGAGATTTCCTTGGGGCTATGTTAGCCTTCGAAACCCTTAAACAATTCAATGAAGTATTTGGAGTAATGGATGAAGAATTCTATCCCACATATGATAAGATGTATAAAATAATAGATGCAGTTGTAGATATAAGAAATCAATTGAGACAGATGAAATTATACGAAATTTCAGATAAGATAAGGGAAGAATTACTAAAGGCTGGAGTAAGGATATTAGACAGTAAGGATAAATCTACTTGGAGATTTGAATGA
- a CDS encoding bifunctional phosphoglucose/phosphomannose isomerase, whose amino-acid sequence MDEIYLNWDKMFDEAFRIPIHEIKNDNIVFSGIGGSGIVGEIANILGVELSFKRKFTGKESLIAVSYSGTTSETINDVENAVKAGSEVIIITSGGILEKLAKEKSLKLIKIPSGFQTRYAFPYLFTPLIKMTTKRRGIKINEMELKEGVIEAKEQIKADATRLAELLINRIPVIYSSKYLAIAKRFKQEINENAKHPAFYGEIPEINHNEIESYVHGPSLVSVIVESSEIDKITEDVLNSIVIKPYFNSDEKNISSLLALAGVTSLEMAKKLNEKPDKLYNIPKARQLTSNLFKIN is encoded by the coding sequence GTGGATGAAATTTACCTTAATTGGGATAAAATGTTTGATGAAGCATTTAGAATTCCCATTCATGAAATTAAGAACGATAACATAGTGTTCTCTGGAATTGGCGGGAGTGGAATCGTTGGAGAAATAGCAAACATCTTAGGGGTTGAACTATCCTTTAAGAGAAAGTTCACGGGAAAAGAGTCACTAATAGCCGTAAGTTATTCTGGGACTACTTCAGAGACGATAAATGATGTAGAAAATGCAGTAAAAGCTGGATCTGAAGTTATAATAATAACATCTGGTGGAATACTTGAAAAGTTAGCTAAAGAGAAGAGTTTAAAACTTATCAAGATACCTTCGGGTTTTCAGACTAGATACGCTTTCCCATATCTTTTCACACCCTTAATAAAAATGACTACTAAAAGAAGAGGTATCAAAATAAACGAGATGGAATTAAAAGAAGGAGTAATAGAGGCCAAAGAACAAATAAAGGCCGATGCTACACGATTAGCTGAATTACTAATAAACAGAATACCTGTAATTTACTCGTCAAAATACTTAGCAATCGCAAAAAGATTCAAACAAGAGATAAATGAGAACGCTAAGCATCCTGCGTTTTATGGCGAAATACCAGAAATAAATCATAATGAAATAGAAAGCTATGTTCATGGACCTTCTCTAGTATCAGTCATCGTTGAAAGCTCAGAAATCGACAAAATTACTGAAGATGTATTAAACTCAATAGTCATAAAACCATATTTTAATAGTGATGAGAAAAACATTTCTAGTCTACTTGCACTAGCCGGAGTTACATCACTTGAAATGGCTAAAAAACTTAACGAGAAACCAGATAAGCTGTATAACATACCCAAAGCTAGGCAACTAACTTCAAATTTATTTAAAATAAACTAG
- the cdr gene encoding CoA-disulfide reductase yields MERLIIIGGGAAGMTAASWVRRLKPNMHVTVFESTKMVSHAPCGIPYFTEGLFDDENLFMTYTPEYFIEKRKINVKTNSKVEEVDLRSRIVVVRENQEKRKYEFDYLLFSTGARPKKINAEGDRIFYVHHPAEASYIRQKLWSFNRIAIIGGGILGIEMAEALRARGKKIVLIHRGRYLLNKMLDEDMGKIVTDKVESEIELKLNESLVSVIEEGRVVITDKGKYDVDATVVAIGVEPNIDLVKDQLKIGQTGAIWADNHMRTSVENVYAAGDSTESINIITKKPDWVPFAPVANKMGFVAGNNIGGKDVTFPGVVGTMITKFEEFIIGKTGVTENEAKRYNIKTVSAIVHHKTRARYYPGSKDIIVKLIAEADTMRIIGAQIVGEEEVLGRLNMMAAVIQKGFTAEDLFFVETGYVPPVNRVWDVVTLAARKLFSGISGE; encoded by the coding sequence ATGGAAAGGCTTATTATTATAGGTGGTGGAGCTGCTGGAATGACAGCCGCCTCATGGGTTAGGAGGCTTAAGCCAAACATGCATGTAACAGTGTTCGAATCCACTAAGATGGTGAGTCATGCACCTTGTGGTATTCCCTATTTTACTGAAGGTCTCTTCGATGACGAAAACCTATTCATGACCTACACTCCAGAATATTTTATTGAAAAGAGAAAGATAAATGTTAAGACAAATTCTAAAGTGGAAGAGGTAGATTTAAGGTCGAGAATTGTCGTGGTAAGAGAAAATCAAGAGAAAAGGAAATACGAATTCGACTATCTATTATTTTCCACAGGTGCTAGACCTAAGAAGATAAATGCAGAGGGAGATAGAATTTTCTATGTTCATCATCCTGCAGAAGCCTCTTATATAAGGCAAAAATTATGGAGTTTTAATAGGATTGCAATAATTGGTGGGGGTATATTAGGCATAGAAATGGCTGAAGCATTAAGAGCTAGAGGAAAGAAAATAGTTTTGATTCATAGAGGGAGATATTTGCTCAATAAAATGCTAGATGAAGATATGGGTAAGATCGTAACAGATAAGGTTGAAAGCGAAATAGAGCTAAAGTTGAATGAGAGTCTCGTAAGTGTAATAGAGGAAGGAAGAGTCGTAATAACAGATAAAGGAAAATATGATGTAGACGCCACTGTAGTTGCTATTGGAGTTGAGCCAAATATTGATCTAGTTAAAGATCAATTAAAAATAGGGCAGACTGGTGCCATATGGGCTGATAACCATATGAGAACTAGTGTCGAAAATGTTTATGCAGCTGGGGATTCTACAGAATCGATAAATATCATTACTAAAAAACCCGATTGGGTTCCTTTTGCACCAGTTGCGAATAAAATGGGTTTCGTCGCTGGAAATAACATAGGTGGTAAAGACGTGACTTTCCCTGGGGTAGTAGGAACAATGATAACTAAATTTGAAGAATTTATAATTGGTAAAACTGGTGTTACTGAGAACGAGGCTAAACGATATAACATTAAAACAGTTTCAGCAATAGTTCATCATAAGACTAGGGCTAGATACTACCCTGGATCTAAAGACATTATAGTGAAGTTAATAGCTGAGGCTGACACTATGCGAATAATCGGCGCTCAGATTGTAGGAGAAGAAGAGGTTCTAGGAAGGCTAAACATGATGGCTGCTGTTATCCAAAAAGGTTTTACGGCAGAAGATCTATTCTTCGTAGAAACTGGGTATGTTCCACCCGTAAATAGGGTATGGGACGTGGTTACTTTAGCAGCGAGAAAATTATTTTCCGGTATTAGTGGAGAATAG
- a CDS encoding DNA double-strand break repair nuclease NurA has protein sequence MPKKLELQVLLKDIISKYIVNYLSSSSNISPNIENLVGEDDNRGILISPLNEFIRTVSFEKHSQSLIYSLDGSSRSFISSKGIVSLASVVVSSTISPILGVYPPISGFPELDLKKPFLALASSAHQSPLIPFFYSSEYVTTLSLDGSFFTSVNSPEEIETEIRTILETEALKKIPNDGSIILDGPLIPPLIFLRSKPRDDILSLRLQAIKGRNVIGIVKRLDKSRLLISSLYKLSSKFMEKFRVDPSRYFSDESFILDLLKANLSPPYSPISLGPILRNIGNTPVYVNYLIYPLHPYVFKFAILRVESLNNDSGVVDQISSLKFTKDGIPFILAIADRTAKEITNAILKIIMTSLESMGVQASFYSKLEQVRI, from the coding sequence ATGCCTAAAAAGTTAGAGCTTCAAGTATTACTAAAGGACATAATCTCAAAGTATATTGTGAATTATTTAAGTTCCTCCAGTAATATAAGTCCTAATATCGAGAATCTAGTAGGAGAGGACGATAATAGGGGGATTTTGATTTCTCCTTTAAATGAATTTATCAGAACTGTAAGCTTCGAGAAACATAGCCAATCTTTGATTTATTCCTTAGACGGCAGTAGTAGAAGTTTTATCTCGTCTAAAGGTATTGTTAGTCTTGCATCTGTAGTAGTATCATCAACCATTTCTCCTATTTTAGGCGTCTATCCTCCCATTTCAGGTTTTCCAGAACTAGATCTGAAAAAGCCCTTTTTAGCTTTGGCCTCTTCAGCTCATCAGAGCCCCCTAATCCCTTTCTTTTATAGCTCCGAATATGTTACAACTTTATCTTTAGATGGTTCTTTCTTTACTTCAGTGAATTCTCCAGAGGAGATAGAAACTGAAATAAGAACAATACTTGAAACTGAAGCTCTTAAAAAAATACCAAATGATGGTTCTATTATATTAGATGGCCCCTTAATACCTCCGTTGATTTTCTTAAGAAGTAAGCCTAGAGATGATATATTAAGTTTACGATTACAAGCCATCAAGGGGAGAAACGTAATTGGTATTGTTAAGAGGTTAGACAAAAGCCGATTATTAATCTCTAGCCTTTATAAATTATCCTCTAAATTTATGGAAAAATTTAGGGTTGATCCTAGTAGATATTTTAGTGATGAATCGTTTATACTTGATTTGCTCAAAGCTAATTTATCTCCTCCTTATTCTCCTATATCTTTAGGTCCCATATTAAGAAATATAGGTAACACGCCAGTCTATGTTAACTATTTGATTTATCCTCTTCATCCCTACGTTTTCAAATTTGCCATATTGAGAGTAGAGAGTCTTAATAACGATTCCGGAGTAGTAGACCAGATATCTTCCTTAAAGTTTACTAAAGACGGTATTCCATTTATCCTTGCAATTGCTGATAGAACTGCAAAGGAGATAACAAATGCCATATTAAAGATTATTATGACCTCATTGGAGAGCATGGGGGTGCAAGCTAGTTTTTACAGTAAACTTGAGCAGGTGAGAATTTGA
- a CDS encoding ATP-binding protein: protein MSSDVPLYNDIKDRISRARALALTLGDLVGKVSRYIPNKLDEENNVVNVTVDPNTYYKYPFLGKIGIFLGAIDIKTLYFVLLRVIGYERNDASSLFMGDSNVLNNIGLSDDEPGSLITNVTLRCEMLTKVDFLSSSEPDGADIILEPQSPVIIPKAEVIERSLGTTRGLLRLGFLDVAYSKVRVSTSLDDLNFHMLILGTTGAGKTSFIKDLIAGLNVTNEEGSKIFILDATGDYYHIFLPPDKSDKVVMKGVEEFTQLYGAIVKGINVDIIYPISKSWVKKYLDGAKSAGSITKMYFDMFVKPILNHLNNKGISIYASIINNKIIISNADWSSQVTVYPFYFRFKDVKTILHKLNPYFTEQASHFIKIMIRKKGKDIANLDDLIDQFNENSLEGVEIHKSTRENIVRGLYLLKETQLFDVGVERFPLGKILKDSSSSTLIFDLYNSELDDFSQKILTYYFLDRLFEFRERQMRSGNVKGRNVIIIDEAHRFFPSSKGGEEDTNYIRRVAGKIATMMRLGRRRKIGFVFATHNPNDLSDIIIQLANTKIIFRIKSEVAEALGLSKTEAKILNWERNGVAYLLTPWLREGKIKIKAPVPPPLGHYDLSKT, encoded by the coding sequence TTGAGCTCAGATGTTCCGTTATATAATGATATAAAGGATAGGATATCTAGGGCAAGAGCATTAGCCTTAACGTTGGGTGATTTGGTAGGAAAGGTTTCTAGATATATTCCTAACAAACTTGATGAGGAAAATAATGTCGTAAACGTAACTGTAGATCCGAATACTTACTATAAATATCCCTTTCTGGGTAAGATAGGTATCTTTTTGGGTGCTATAGATATAAAGACATTATATTTTGTTTTACTGAGAGTTATAGGTTATGAAAGAAATGACGCATCATCTCTCTTTATGGGAGATTCTAATGTATTAAATAATATAGGATTAAGTGATGATGAACCGGGATCATTAATAACTAATGTTACCCTAAGATGTGAAATGTTAACTAAGGTAGACTTTCTTTCCTCTTCTGAACCCGATGGTGCAGACATTATATTAGAGCCGCAATCACCGGTGATAATCCCTAAGGCGGAAGTTATAGAGAGATCTCTAGGTACTACTAGAGGATTATTAAGATTAGGTTTTTTAGATGTTGCATATAGTAAAGTTAGAGTAAGTACAAGCCTTGATGATCTGAATTTCCATATGCTAATATTAGGGACTACTGGAGCAGGTAAAACTTCATTTATAAAAGACTTAATAGCTGGTCTTAATGTAACTAATGAGGAAGGTAGTAAGATCTTTATCCTTGATGCTACCGGTGATTATTATCATATTTTCCTGCCTCCAGATAAATCCGATAAGGTAGTTATGAAAGGCGTAGAGGAATTTACTCAATTGTATGGGGCAATAGTTAAGGGCATCAATGTAGATATCATCTATCCTATCAGCAAATCCTGGGTAAAAAAGTATTTAGATGGTGCCAAATCTGCTGGGTCTATAACTAAAATGTACTTCGATATGTTTGTAAAACCAATACTTAACCATTTAAATAATAAGGGTATTTCCATTTACGCTTCCATAATAAATAATAAGATTATTATTTCCAATGCAGATTGGTCATCTCAAGTTACAGTTTATCCATTTTATTTTAGATTTAAAGATGTAAAGACAATTTTACATAAGCTTAATCCTTATTTTACTGAGCAGGCGTCACATTTTATAAAAATAATGATAAGAAAAAAGGGTAAAGATATAGCAAATCTAGACGATTTGATAGATCAATTTAATGAGAATAGTTTAGAAGGTGTCGAAATTCATAAAAGCACAAGAGAAAATATCGTTAGAGGCTTGTATTTGCTAAAGGAGACCCAACTTTTCGATGTCGGTGTAGAGAGGTTTCCATTAGGTAAGATTCTTAAAGATTCTTCTTCATCTACACTAATTTTTGATCTATACAATAGTGAGCTTGATGATTTCTCTCAGAAAATTTTAACATATTATTTCCTAGACCGCTTATTTGAATTTAGGGAGAGGCAAATGCGTAGTGGAAATGTGAAAGGAAGAAATGTGATAATTATTGATGAGGCGCATAGGTTCTTTCCATCATCTAAAGGAGGTGAAGAGGATACCAACTATATTAGAAGGGTTGCGGGTAAAATAGCTACCATGATGAGATTGGGTAGGAGGAGGAAGATTGGTTTTGTGTTTGCCACTCATAATCCTAATGACTTAAGTGATATAATTATACAGTTAGCAAATACTAAGATTATATTTAGAATTAAGTCAGAAGTTGCTGAAGCTTTAGGTCTGTCTAAGACTGAGGCTAAGATATTAAACTGGGAGAGAAATGGTGTAGCCTATTTGCTGACACCTTGGCTTAGAGAAGGTAAAATTAAGATAAAAGCTCCGGTGCCTCCTCCATTAGGTCATTACGATTTGTCTAAAACATAA
- a CDS encoding acyl-CoA thioesterase, with product MSYLKISDTIVETFRFIHYEQSNFLNRLHGGDMLFFLVETGMISASKVAMGTTLLASLDDVVFKKPVRLGDIVKVRAKTVYIGNTSLEVEVRAFVRDEEVVSAYATYVKVDDLLRPTPVNVKIMAESEDDKRKIDEAKKRRENRLSKIVNRQKMRFYVDDITDGLRYRISNVIHVSPELTYDGRIMSAGKLLKLMDDLGGIICLRYLDHNSSNLYDNSFNAVVTVAVKGLAFYSPIRLNDIILIRAGLVYVGNTSADILINVVREDLNGAKEHVATAYFTYVRVDKDGKPIKIPEYTPVTEREKRLYEEALTRRGLRK from the coding sequence ATGTCATACTTGAAAATCTCTGATACTATTGTTGAAACATTTAGATTTATCCATTATGAACAGTCTAATTTTTTAAATAGGCTACATGGAGGTGATATGCTATTCTTCCTAGTGGAGACTGGTATGATATCTGCTTCAAAAGTTGCCATGGGTACTACGCTCTTAGCCTCGTTAGACGATGTTGTATTTAAGAAACCAGTTAGATTAGGTGATATAGTTAAAGTAAGGGCTAAGACGGTGTATATAGGTAATACATCCTTGGAAGTTGAAGTTAGAGCGTTTGTTAGAGATGAAGAAGTAGTTTCAGCTTATGCTACGTATGTTAAAGTTGATGATCTATTAAGGCCCACTCCAGTTAACGTGAAGATTATGGCAGAGAGTGAAGATGATAAGAGGAAAATAGATGAGGCAAAGAAGAGAAGAGAAAATAGATTATCTAAAATAGTAAATAGACAGAAGATGAGATTTTATGTTGATGATATTACTGATGGATTAAGATATAGGATAAGTAATGTGATTCATGTATCTCCCGAGCTGACATATGATGGAAGAATAATGTCTGCTGGTAAATTACTGAAACTTATGGATGATCTTGGAGGAATAATCTGCTTACGCTATTTAGATCATAACAGTAGTAATCTTTATGACAATTCTTTTAACGCCGTAGTTACAGTAGCAGTTAAGGGACTAGCATTTTACTCTCCAATAAGGCTTAATGATATAATCCTAATTAGAGCCGGACTGGTTTATGTAGGTAATACCTCTGCTGATATTTTAATAAACGTGGTTAGGGAAGATCTGAACGGTGCAAAGGAACATGTAGCTACTGCGTACTTTACATATGTTAGAGTGGATAAGGATGGTAAACCTATAAAAATACCAGAATATACGCCCGTTACAGAAAGAGAAAAAAGGCTTTATGAGGAGGCACTAACTCGTCGAGGTCTGCGTAAATAG
- a CDS encoding MFS transporter, whose protein sequence is MGQYFIITSFTMIGLLFPVEFYSETKSLILLGVITGIYNALNALGSYIWGYLIDKTRLRKEYAVLLSLFGIIIGLTYHYNKLIAYELSGFVSALDGPIYSAILLETTPQEKLVLGNTRLSQISLAGNVTGSLLSAFYHNDYLILIFFSISLAFNMIHIPKYDGGINYDVADRNKILRILFIPIISYFWFNMAAEIFYTLYVPLNYLMLNPSYIIFISYTFLYIIEELIYSKGINIVKGKEEYFMLLVTFARSLIVMSIVYIILMGLKIYEGTMLLFLVFGPLFPIYNISFFSLLIKGLKRNKATIIGIFNVSEDIANVVGGFLSGSTNNIVSSYQISFYSFALSLFLLYFYLRRPRRVSASS, encoded by the coding sequence ATTGGACAGTATTTTATCATAACAAGCTTCACAATGATAGGTCTATTATTTCCCGTAGAGTTCTATAGCGAGACCAAATCATTGATTTTATTAGGTGTAATTACTGGGATTTATAACGCGTTAAATGCGTTAGGATCTTACATATGGGGGTATCTTATTGATAAGACAAGGTTAAGAAAAGAGTATGCTGTATTACTATCATTATTTGGTATAATTATTGGCCTAACATATCATTATAATAAATTAATCGCTTACGAGTTAAGCGGTTTTGTTTCAGCATTAGATGGTCCTATATATTCAGCAATACTACTTGAAACGACTCCCCAAGAAAAGTTGGTTTTGGGAAATACTAGACTATCACAAATATCTTTGGCTGGGAATGTTACAGGTAGTTTACTTTCAGCTTTCTATCATAATGATTACCTTATACTCATATTCTTCTCAATTTCTCTTGCATTCAATATGATTCATATTCCTAAATATGACGGTGGGATTAATTACGATGTTGCTGACAGAAACAAAATACTTAGAATTTTATTCATTCCAATTATCTCTTATTTCTGGTTTAATATGGCAGCTGAAATATTCTATACCTTATATGTGCCTTTAAACTATCTAATGTTAAATCCATCTTATATAATATTTATTAGTTATACTTTTCTCTATATTATAGAAGAATTAATATACAGTAAGGGAATTAACATAGTTAAAGGAAAAGAAGAATATTTTATGTTACTAGTGACGTTTGCTAGATCGTTGATAGTCATGTCAATAGTTTACATCATTCTTATGGGATTAAAAATATATGAAGGTACGATGTTGTTGTTCCTAGTTTTCGGTCCACTTTTTCCAATATACAATATCTCTTTCTTCTCACTATTAATAAAGGGATTAAAAAGAAATAAGGCAACAATTATTGGAATATTCAATGTAAGTGAAGATATAGCTAATGTTGTTGGAGGATTCTTATCAGGTTCTACCAATAATATAGTGTCAAGCTACCAAATTTCCTTCTATTCTTTCGCGCTTTCGTTATTCCTATTGTATTTCTATTTACGCAGACCTCGACGAGTTAGTGCCTCCTCATAA
- a CDS encoding SDR family oxidoreductase — MVVSYHMRFKDKVILITGGTRGIGRAITEAFLREGGLPIVLYNSAEDEAKKLREKGVFTIKCDVGNREDVKKSKEIVEKEFRRVNVVVNNAGIMLTMPFEEFDEEKYNKMIRINLNGTIYTTYEFLPLLKASENGAIVNIASNAGIGTAAEGTTFYAITKASIIILTKRLAFELGKYGIRVNAVAPGWVETDMTLSGKSKEEVERLRDLFRNKTVLKTTGKPEDIANIVLFLASNEARYITGQVIVADGGRIDNLTHSL, encoded by the coding sequence ATGGTAGTGTCTTATCATATGAGGTTTAAAGATAAAGTTATTCTAATAACAGGAGGTACTAGAGGGATAGGAAGAGCAATCACGGAAGCATTTTTAAGGGAGGGAGGATTACCAATAGTTCTTTATAATTCTGCAGAAGATGAAGCTAAAAAACTGAGAGAGAAAGGAGTTTTTACAATAAAATGTGATGTAGGAAACAGAGAAGATGTAAAAAAATCTAAGGAAATTGTGGAGAAGGAATTTAGAAGAGTTAATGTAGTAGTCAATAACGCAGGAATAATGCTCACAATGCCATTTGAGGAATTTGATGAGGAGAAGTACAATAAGATGATAAGAATCAATTTAAACGGTACAATATATACTACCTACGAGTTCCTTCCATTATTAAAGGCATCAGAGAACGGTGCAATAGTTAATATAGCCTCCAATGCTGGTATTGGGACTGCTGCCGAAGGTACTACATTTTACGCAATAACCAAAGCAAGCATTATAATTCTCACAAAAAGATTAGCCTTTGAGTTAGGAAAATATGGAATAAGAGTTAACGCTGTAGCACCGGGCTGGGTAGAGACTGACATGACCTTATCCGGAAAAAGCAAGGAAGAAGTTGAGAGGTTGAGGGATTTATTTAGGAATAAAACAGTTCTAAAAACTACTGGAAAGCCAGAGGATATAGCAAATATCGTATTATTCTTGGCAAGTAATGAAGCGAGATATATTACTGGACAAGTCATAGTTGCGGATGGTGGTAGAATAGACAATTTAACTCATTCATTATAA